A stretch of the Arachis stenosperma cultivar V10309 chromosome 6, arast.V10309.gnm1.PFL2, whole genome shotgun sequence genome encodes the following:
- the LOC130935580 gene encoding U4/U6 small nuclear ribonucleoprotein Prp31 homolog isoform X2, translating into MNSLITRLKFRWCIFFQEENEVDAADMEEDIDGDLADLENLNYDDLDSVSKLQKTQRYIDIMQKVEEALQKGTEVSIQGVDLEDDPEYQLIVECNALSVDIENEIVIIHNFIRDKYRLKFPELESLVHHPIDYARVVKKIGNEMDLTLVDLEGLLPSAIIMVVSVTASTTTGKPLPEDVLSKTIEACDRALALDSAKKKVLDFVESRMGYIAPNLSTIVGSAVAAKLMGTAGGLVALAKMPACNVQLLGAKKKNLAGFSTATSQFRIGYIEQTEIFQTTPPPLRMRACRLLAAKSTLAARVDSIRGDPSGKTGRLFKDEIHKKIEKWQEPPPAKQPKPLPVPDSEPKKKRGGRRLRKMKERYAVTDMRKLANRMQFGVPEESSLGDGLGEGYGMLGQAGSGKLRVSVGPSKLAAKVAKRFKEKNYGSSGATSGLTSSLAFTPVQGIELTNPQAHAHHLGSGTQSTYFSETGTFSKIKRT; encoded by the exons ATGAACTCTCTGATAACGAGGCTGAAATTCCG GTGGTGTATCTTCTTTCAGGAGGAGAATGAGGTCGATGCAGCAGATATGGAAGAAGATATTGATGGGGACCTGGCTGACCTAGAGAATCTCAACTATGATGACTTGGATAGTGTTTCCAAGTTGCAGAAAACCCAGAGATACATTGATATTATGCAG AAAGTGGAAGAAGCCCTTCAAAAGGGTACAGAAGTGTCAATTCAAGGAGTAGATCTAGAAGATGATCCTGAATACCAATTGATTGTTGAATGCAATGCCCTGTCGGTAGACATTGAGAATGAAATTGTGATTATCCACAATTTTATTCGTGATAAGTATCGCTTGAAATTTCCAGAGCTTGAGTCACTGGTTCATCACCCAATTGACTATGCTCGTGTTGTTAAGAAGATAGGAAATGAAATGGATCTTACTCTTGTTGATCTAGAAGGGTTGTTGCCTTCCGCAATTATCATGGTTGTCTCAGTTACAGCGTCAACTACAACTGGCAAGCCTCTACCAGAAGATGTCCTCAGTAAGACAATTGAAGCATGTGATCGAGCTCTTGCTCTTGATTCAGCAAAGAAAAAAGTTCTTGACTTTGTCGAGAGTAGAATGGGGTACATTGCACCTAATCTTTCTACTATAGTTGGGAGTGCTGTTGCAGCTAAACTCATGGGGACAGCTGGTGGTCTAGTAGCTCTAGCAAAGATGCCTGCCTGCAACGTTCAGCTTCTAGGTGCCAAGAAAAAGAATCTTGCTGGGTTTTCCACTGCAACATCTCAGTTTCGCATAGGATACATTGAGCAAACAGAAATATTTCAGACTACTCCTCCTCCTCTTAGGATGCGAGCATGCCGACTCCTGGCTGCAAAGTCTACACTTGCAGCACGAGTAGATTCAATACGTGGGGATCCATCTGGGAAAACTGGGAGGCTCTTCAAGGATGAGATCCACAAAAAAATTGAGAAGTGGCAGGAGCCCCCTCCTGCCAAGCAACCCAAACCGCTTCCTGTTCCTGATTCCGAGCCTAAAAAGAAGAGAGGTGGTCGCCGCCTTAGGAAGATGAAAGAAAG GTATGCAGTAACAGACATGAGAAAGTTGGCCAACAGGATGCAGTTTGGTGTTCCTGAAGAGAGCTCTTTAG GGGATGGTCTAGGTGAGGGTTATGGAATGCTTGGTCAGGCTGGCAGTGGCAAGCTTCGTGTGTCAGTTGGGCCTAGCAAACTTGCTGCAAAAGTTGCTAAGAG ATTCAAGGAAAAGAATTATGGCAGCAGTGGTGCTACATCTGGTTTGACCTCAAGTTTGGCCTTTACACCAGTTCAG
- the LOC130935580 gene encoding U4/U6 small nuclear ribonucleoprotein Prp31 homolog isoform X1, producing MATLADSFLADLDELSDNEAEIPEENEVDAADMEEDIDGDLADLENLNYDDLDSVSKLQKTQRYIDIMQKVEEALQKGTEVSIQGVDLEDDPEYQLIVECNALSVDIENEIVIIHNFIRDKYRLKFPELESLVHHPIDYARVVKKIGNEMDLTLVDLEGLLPSAIIMVVSVTASTTTGKPLPEDVLSKTIEACDRALALDSAKKKVLDFVESRMGYIAPNLSTIVGSAVAAKLMGTAGGLVALAKMPACNVQLLGAKKKNLAGFSTATSQFRIGYIEQTEIFQTTPPPLRMRACRLLAAKSTLAARVDSIRGDPSGKTGRLFKDEIHKKIEKWQEPPPAKQPKPLPVPDSEPKKKRGGRRLRKMKERYAVTDMRKLANRMQFGVPEESSLGDGLGEGYGMLGQAGSGKLRVSVGPSKLAAKVAKRFKEKNYGSSGATSGLTSSLAFTPVQGIELTNPQAHAHHLGSGTQSTYFSETGTFSKIKRT from the exons ATG GCTACCCTTGCCGATTCTTTTCTTGCTGACCTCGATGAACTCTCTGATAACGAGGCTGAAATTCCG GAGGAGAATGAGGTCGATGCAGCAGATATGGAAGAAGATATTGATGGGGACCTGGCTGACCTAGAGAATCTCAACTATGATGACTTGGATAGTGTTTCCAAGTTGCAGAAAACCCAGAGATACATTGATATTATGCAG AAAGTGGAAGAAGCCCTTCAAAAGGGTACAGAAGTGTCAATTCAAGGAGTAGATCTAGAAGATGATCCTGAATACCAATTGATTGTTGAATGCAATGCCCTGTCGGTAGACATTGAGAATGAAATTGTGATTATCCACAATTTTATTCGTGATAAGTATCGCTTGAAATTTCCAGAGCTTGAGTCACTGGTTCATCACCCAATTGACTATGCTCGTGTTGTTAAGAAGATAGGAAATGAAATGGATCTTACTCTTGTTGATCTAGAAGGGTTGTTGCCTTCCGCAATTATCATGGTTGTCTCAGTTACAGCGTCAACTACAACTGGCAAGCCTCTACCAGAAGATGTCCTCAGTAAGACAATTGAAGCATGTGATCGAGCTCTTGCTCTTGATTCAGCAAAGAAAAAAGTTCTTGACTTTGTCGAGAGTAGAATGGGGTACATTGCACCTAATCTTTCTACTATAGTTGGGAGTGCTGTTGCAGCTAAACTCATGGGGACAGCTGGTGGTCTAGTAGCTCTAGCAAAGATGCCTGCCTGCAACGTTCAGCTTCTAGGTGCCAAGAAAAAGAATCTTGCTGGGTTTTCCACTGCAACATCTCAGTTTCGCATAGGATACATTGAGCAAACAGAAATATTTCAGACTACTCCTCCTCCTCTTAGGATGCGAGCATGCCGACTCCTGGCTGCAAAGTCTACACTTGCAGCACGAGTAGATTCAATACGTGGGGATCCATCTGGGAAAACTGGGAGGCTCTTCAAGGATGAGATCCACAAAAAAATTGAGAAGTGGCAGGAGCCCCCTCCTGCCAAGCAACCCAAACCGCTTCCTGTTCCTGATTCCGAGCCTAAAAAGAAGAGAGGTGGTCGCCGCCTTAGGAAGATGAAAGAAAG GTATGCAGTAACAGACATGAGAAAGTTGGCCAACAGGATGCAGTTTGGTGTTCCTGAAGAGAGCTCTTTAG GGGATGGTCTAGGTGAGGGTTATGGAATGCTTGGTCAGGCTGGCAGTGGCAAGCTTCGTGTGTCAGTTGGGCCTAGCAAACTTGCTGCAAAAGTTGCTAAGAG ATTCAAGGAAAAGAATTATGGCAGCAGTGGTGCTACATCTGGTTTGACCTCAAGTTTGGCCTTTACACCAGTTCAG